In Thermus hydrothermalis, a single genomic region encodes these proteins:
- the rpoC gene encoding DNA-directed RNA polymerase subunit beta' has protein sequence MKKEVRKVRIALASPEKIRSWSYGEVEKPETINYRTLKPERDGLFDERIFGPIKDYECACGKYKRQRFEGKVCERCGVEVTKSIVRRYRMGHIELATPAAHIWFVKDVPSKIGTLLDLSATELEQVLYFSKYIVLDPKGAILNGVPVEKRQLLSDEEYRELRYGKQETYPLPAGVDALVKDGEEVVKGQELAPGVVSRMDGVALYRFPRRVVVDYLKKERAALRLPLAAWVEKEAYKPGEILAELPEPYLLRAEEEGVVELKELQEGYLLTLLQDEEPVARYFLPVGLAPQVVHGEIVEVGQPLAEGKGLLRLPRHMHAKVVGAEEEGDQVYLTLSLEWTEPKEYRVAPHMNVVVPEGAKVEAGDKIVAAIDPEEEVIAEAEGVVHLHEPASIVVMKAKLYPFEDDVEVSTGDRVAPGDVLADGGKVKSEIYGRVEVDLVRNVVRVVESYDIDARMGAEAIQALLKELDLEKLEKELLEEMKHPSRARRAKARKRLEVVRAFLDSGNRPEWMILEAVPVLPPDLRPMVQVDGGRFATSDLNDLYRRLINRNNRLKKLLAQGAPEIIIRNEKRMLQEAVDAVIDNGRRGAPVTNPGSDRPLRSLTDILSGKQGRFRQNLLGKRVDYSGRSVIVVGPQLKLHQCGLPKRMALELFKPFLLKKMEEKGIAPNVKAARRMLERQRDIKDEVWDALEEVIHGKVVLLNRAPTLHRLGIQAFQPVLVEGQSIQLHPLVCEAFNADFDGDQMAVHVPLSSFAQAEARIQMLSAHNLLSPASGEPLAKPSRDIILGLYYITQVRREKKGAGLEFATPEEALAAYERGEVALNAPIKVAGKETSVGRLKFIFANPDEALLAVAHGLLDLQDVVTVRYLGKRLETSPGRILFARIVGEAVGDEKVAQELLQMDVPQEKNSLKDLVYQSFLRLGIEKTARLLDALKYYGFTLSTTSGITIGIDDAVIPPEKQKYLEEADRKLRQIEQAYEMGFLTDRERYDQVIQLWTETTEKVTQAVFKNFEENYPFNPLYVMAQSGARGNPQQIRQLCGMRGLMQKPSGETFEVPVRSSFREGLTVLEYFISSHGARKGGADTALRTADSGYLTRKLVDVAHEIVVREADCGTTNYISVPLFQPDEVTRSLRLRKRSDIEAGLYGRVLAREVEVQGVRLEEGRYLSMEDVNLLIKGAEAGEIKEVPVRSPLTCQTRYGVCQKCYGYDLSMARPVSIGEAVGVVAAESIGEPGTQLTMRTFHTGGVATGTDITQGLPRVIELFEARRPKAKAVISEIDGVVRIEETEDKLSVFVESEGFAKEYKLPKDARLVVKDGDYVEAGQPLTRGAIDPHQLLEAKGPEAVERYLVDEIQKVYRAQGVKLHDKHIEIVVRQMLKYVEVTDPGDSRLLEGQVLEKWDVEALNERLIAEGKTPVAWKPLLMGVTKSALSTKSWLSAASFQNTTHVLTEAAIAGKKDELIGLKENVILGRLIPAGTGSDFVRFTQVVDQKTLKALEEARKEAVEATKEAPARRIPRREQPGKQA, from the coding sequence ATGAAAAAGGAAGTCCGCAAGGTCCGCATTGCCCTGGCCTCCCCGGAGAAGATCCGCTCCTGGAGCTACGGGGAGGTGGAGAAGCCGGAAACCATCAACTACCGCACGCTCAAACCCGAGCGGGACGGCCTCTTTGACGAGCGCATCTTCGGCCCCATCAAGGACTACGAGTGCGCCTGCGGCAAGTACAAGCGCCAGCGCTTTGAGGGCAAGGTCTGCGAGCGCTGCGGCGTGGAGGTGACCAAGAGCATCGTGCGCCGCTACCGCATGGGGCACATTGAGCTCGCCACCCCCGCCGCCCACATCTGGTTCGTCAAGGACGTACCCTCCAAGATCGGCACCCTCTTGGACCTCTCCGCCACCGAGCTGGAGCAGGTGCTTTACTTCAGCAAGTACATCGTCCTAGACCCCAAGGGGGCCATCCTGAACGGCGTCCCCGTGGAGAAGCGCCAGCTCCTCAGCGACGAGGAGTACCGGGAGCTCCGCTACGGCAAGCAGGAAACCTACCCCTTGCCCGCGGGGGTGGACGCCCTGGTGAAGGACGGGGAGGAGGTGGTGAAGGGCCAAGAACTCGCCCCCGGGGTGGTGAGCCGGATGGACGGGGTGGCCCTTTACCGCTTCCCCCGCCGGGTGGTGGTGGACTACCTGAAGAAGGAACGGGCCGCCCTGCGCCTGCCCCTCGCCGCCTGGGTGGAGAAGGAGGCCTACAAGCCCGGGGAGATCCTGGCGGAGCTCCCCGAGCCCTACCTCCTCCGGGCCGAGGAAGAGGGGGTGGTGGAGCTTAAGGAACTCCAGGAAGGCTACCTCCTCACCCTCCTGCAAGACGAGGAGCCCGTGGCCCGCTACTTCCTCCCCGTGGGGCTTGCCCCCCAGGTGGTGCACGGGGAGATCGTGGAGGTGGGCCAGCCCCTGGCGGAAGGCAAGGGCCTTTTGCGCCTACCCCGCCACATGCACGCCAAGGTGGTGGGGGCGGAAGAGGAAGGGGACCAGGTCTACCTCACCCTCTCCCTGGAGTGGACCGAGCCCAAGGAGTACCGGGTGGCCCCCCACATGAACGTGGTGGTGCCGGAGGGGGCCAAGGTGGAGGCGGGGGACAAGATCGTGGCCGCCATTGACCCCGAGGAGGAGGTCATCGCCGAGGCCGAAGGCGTGGTCCACCTGCACGAGCCCGCCAGCATCGTGGTGATGAAGGCCAAGCTCTACCCCTTTGAGGACGACGTGGAGGTTTCCACCGGGGACCGGGTAGCCCCCGGGGACGTGCTGGCGGACGGGGGCAAGGTCAAGAGCGAGATCTATGGCCGGGTGGAGGTGGACCTGGTCCGCAACGTGGTGCGGGTGGTGGAGTCCTACGACATTGACGCCCGGATGGGGGCCGAGGCCATCCAGGCCCTCCTCAAGGAGCTGGACCTGGAGAAGCTGGAGAAGGAACTCCTGGAGGAGATGAAGCACCCCTCCCGGGCCCGCCGGGCCAAGGCTCGGAAGCGCCTCGAGGTGGTGCGGGCCTTCCTGGACTCCGGCAACCGCCCCGAGTGGATGATCCTCGAGGCCGTCCCCGTCCTGCCCCCGGACCTCCGCCCCATGGTCCAGGTGGACGGGGGCCGCTTCGCCACCAGCGACCTCAACGATCTCTACCGCCGCCTCATCAACCGCAACAACCGCCTGAAGAAGCTCCTCGCCCAAGGGGCTCCGGAGATCATCATCCGCAACGAGAAGCGCATGCTCCAGGAGGCGGTGGACGCCGTGATCGATAACGGCCGCCGCGGGGCCCCTGTGACCAACCCCGGCTCCGACCGCCCCTTGCGGAGCCTCACCGACATCCTCTCCGGCAAGCAGGGCCGCTTCCGGCAGAACCTCTTGGGCAAGCGGGTGGACTACTCGGGCCGCTCGGTGATCGTGGTGGGCCCCCAGCTCAAGCTTCACCAGTGCGGCCTGCCCAAGCGCATGGCCCTGGAGCTCTTCAAGCCCTTCCTCCTCAAGAAGATGGAGGAAAAGGGCATCGCCCCCAACGTCAAAGCGGCGAGGCGCATGCTGGAGCGGCAACGGGACATCAAGGACGAGGTGTGGGACGCCCTGGAGGAGGTGATCCACGGGAAGGTGGTCCTCCTGAACCGGGCCCCCACCCTGCACCGCTTGGGCATCCAGGCCTTCCAGCCCGTCTTGGTGGAAGGGCAGTCCATCCAGCTCCACCCCCTGGTTTGCGAGGCCTTCAACGCCGACTTTGACGGGGACCAGATGGCGGTGCACGTGCCCCTTTCCTCCTTCGCCCAGGCGGAGGCCCGCATCCAGATGCTCTCCGCCCACAACCTCCTCTCCCCCGCCTCCGGCGAGCCCCTGGCCAAGCCCAGCCGGGACATCATCCTGGGGCTTTACTACATCACCCAGGTGCGGCGGGAGAAGAAGGGGGCGGGCCTAGAGTTCGCCACCCCCGAGGAGGCCCTGGCCGCCTACGAACGGGGCGAGGTGGCTCTGAACGCCCCCATCAAGGTGGCGGGCAAGGAAACCAGCGTGGGCCGGCTCAAGTTCATCTTCGCCAACCCCGACGAGGCCCTTTTGGCCGTGGCCCACGGGCTTTTGGACCTCCAGGACGTGGTCACGGTGCGCTACCTGGGCAAGCGGCTGGAGACGAGCCCGGGCCGCATCCTCTTCGCCCGCATCGTGGGCGAGGCGGTGGGGGACGAGAAGGTGGCCCAGGAGCTCCTGCAGATGGACGTCCCCCAGGAAAAGAACTCCCTCAAGGACCTGGTCTACCAGTCCTTCCTGCGCCTGGGCATTGAGAAAACGGCCCGGCTTCTGGACGCCCTCAAGTACTACGGCTTCACCCTTTCCACCACGAGCGGCATCACCATCGGCATTGACGACGCCGTGATCCCGCCAGAGAAGCAGAAGTACCTGGAGGAGGCCGACCGCAAGCTCCGCCAGATTGAGCAGGCCTACGAGATGGGCTTCCTCACGGACCGGGAGCGGTACGACCAGGTGATCCAGCTCTGGACGGAAACCACGGAAAAGGTCACCCAGGCGGTCTTCAAGAACTTTGAGGAGAACTACCCCTTCAACCCCCTCTACGTGATGGCCCAGTCCGGGGCCCGGGGTAACCCGCAGCAGATCCGCCAGCTTTGCGGCATGCGGGGCCTCATGCAAAAGCCCTCGGGGGAAACCTTTGAGGTGCCCGTGCGCTCCTCCTTCCGCGAGGGCCTCACGGTTTTGGAGTACTTCATCTCTAGCCACGGGGCGCGGAAGGGCGGGGCGGACACCGCCCTTAGGACCGCCGACTCCGGGTACCTCACCCGCAAGCTGGTGGACGTGGCCCACGAAATCGTGGTGCGGGAGGCGGACTGCGGCACCACCAACTACATCTCCGTCCCCCTCTTCCAGCCCGACGAGGTGACCCGCTCCCTGCGCCTGAGGAAGCGCTCGGACATTGAGGCGGGGCTTTATGGCCGGGTCCTGGCCCGGGAGGTGGAGGTGCAGGGGGTACGGCTGGAAGAGGGGCGTTACCTCTCCATGGAGGACGTGAACCTCCTCATCAAGGGGGCGGAAGCCGGGGAGATCAAGGAGGTGCCGGTGCGGAGCCCCCTCACCTGCCAGACCCGCTACGGGGTCTGCCAGAAGTGCTACGGCTACGACCTCTCCATGGCCCGGCCCGTGTCCATCGGCGAGGCGGTGGGCGTGGTGGCGGCGGAGTCCATCGGGGAGCCCGGCACCCAGCTCACCATGCGCACCTTCCACACGGGCGGCGTGGCCACGGGCACGGACATCACCCAGGGTCTGCCCCGGGTCATTGAGCTCTTTGAGGCCCGCAGGCCCAAGGCCAAGGCGGTCATCTCCGAGATTGACGGGGTGGTGCGCATTGAGGAAACCGAGGACAAGCTCTCCGTCTTCGTGGAGTCCGAAGGCTTCGCCAAGGAGTACAAGCTCCCCAAGGACGCCCGCTTGGTGGTGAAGGACGGGGACTACGTGGAGGCGGGCCAGCCCCTCACCCGCGGGGCCATTGACCCCCACCAGCTCCTCGAGGCCAAGGGTCCCGAGGCGGTGGAGCGCTACCTGGTGGACGAGATCCAGAAGGTCTACCGGGCCCAGGGCGTGAAGCTCCACGACAAGCACATTGAGATCGTGGTGCGGCAGATGCTCAAGTACGTGGAGGTGACCGACCCCGGGGATAGCCGCCTCCTGGAAGGCCAGGTCCTGGAGAAGTGGGACGTGGAGGCCCTGAACGAAAGGCTCATCGCCGAGGGCAAGACCCCGGTGGCCTGGAAGCCCCTCCTCATGGGGGTGACCAAGAGCGCCCTCTCCACCAAGAGCTGGCTTTCCGCCGCCAGCTTCCAGAACACCACCCACGTCCTCACCGAGGCGGCCATCGCCGGGAAGAAGGACGAGCTCATCGGCCTCAAGGAAAACGTCATCCTGGGCCGCCTGATCCCCGCCGGCACCGGTTCGGACTTCGTGCGCTTCACCCAGGTGGTGGACCAAAAGACGCTGAAGGCCCTGGAGGAGGCCCGCAAAGAAGCGGTGGAGGCCACCAAGGAGGCCCCTGCCCGCCGCATCCCCCGCCGGGAGCAGCCGGGCAAGCAGGCTTAA
- a CDS encoding alpha/beta fold hydrolase yields the protein MREEIGYIPVGEAELYVEDVGDEHAPALLVLHGGPGGNAYVLREGLQDYLEGFRVVYFDQRGSGRSLELPQDPRLFTVDALVEDTLALAEALGIERFGLLAHGFGAVVALEVLRRYPEAEGALLLGPWVSFPWLAARLAEAAGLTPGEDPEENLKAALEKAEPKLLFDRLMFPSPRGRMEYEWLAEGSGILGPDTPALAFLRNGLWRLDYTPYLTPSSKALAVVVGERDGTSYPYAEEVAERLRAPIRVVPGAGHYPWIDAPEAFGEAFRAALAQVLAPQGW from the coding sequence ATGCGGGAAGAAATCGGCTACATCCCCGTAGGGGAGGCGGAGCTTTACGTGGAGGACGTGGGGGACGAGCACGCCCCCGCCCTCTTGGTCCTCCACGGGGGCCCCGGGGGCAACGCCTACGTCCTCCGGGAAGGGCTCCAGGACTACCTGGAAGGCTTCCGCGTGGTCTACTTTGACCAGCGGGGCTCGGGGCGGAGCCTGGAGCTTCCCCAAGACCCCAGGCTCTTCACCGTTGACGCCTTGGTGGAGGACACCCTGGCCCTGGCCGAGGCTTTGGGGATTGAGCGGTTCGGCCTCCTGGCCCACGGCTTCGGGGCGGTGGTGGCCCTGGAGGTCCTCCGCCGCTACCCCGAGGCGGAAGGCGCCCTGCTCCTTGGGCCTTGGGTGAGCTTCCCTTGGCTTGCCGCCCGCCTGGCGGAGGCGGCGGGCCTCACCCCAGGGGAAGACCCCGAGGAAAACCTCAAGGCCGCCCTGGAAAAGGCCGAGCCCAAGCTCCTCTTTGACCGGCTCATGTTCCCAAGCCCCAGGGGGCGCATGGAGTACGAGTGGCTGGCGGAGGGCTCGGGGATCCTCGGGCCCGACACCCCCGCCCTGGCCTTCCTGCGGAACGGGCTTTGGCGCCTGGACTACACCCCCTACCTCACCCCCTCCTCCAAAGCCCTGGCGGTGGTGGTGGGGGAGCGGGACGGCACCAGCTACCCCTACGCCGAGGAGGTGGCGGAGCGCCTTAGGGCGCCCATCCGCGTGGTGCCGGGAGCCGGGCACTACCCCTGGATA
- a CDS encoding fuculose-1-phosphate aldolase, with the protein MLARLYTAFRQVGEDLFAQRLISATAGNFSARTKEGFLITKSGVQKARLTPEDLVEVPLEGPFPPGASVESIIHREVYRRTDAVALAHAHPRVAVALSLSLERLVPLDLEGQIYLKEVPVLSPKTTSATEEAALAVAEALRDHPVCLLKGHGAFAKGTKEKPEEALLEAYSLLTTLEESAEVLLYHRLWGKG; encoded by the coding sequence ATGCTGGCTAGGCTCTACACCGCCTTCCGCCAAGTGGGGGAAGACCTCTTCGCCCAGCGCCTCATCTCCGCCACCGCCGGCAACTTTTCCGCCCGCACCAAGGAGGGCTTCCTCATCACCAAAAGCGGGGTGCAGAAGGCGCGGCTTACCCCGGAGGACCTCGTGGAGGTGCCCCTGGAGGGCCCCTTTCCCCCGGGCGCCAGCGTGGAGAGCATCATCCACCGCGAGGTCTACCGGCGCACGGACGCCGTGGCCCTGGCCCACGCCCACCCTCGGGTGGCGGTGGCCCTTTCCTTAAGCTTGGAAAGACTTGTGCCCCTGGACCTCGAGGGCCAGATCTACCTCAAGGAGGTCCCCGTCCTCTCCCCCAAGACCACCTCCGCCACGGAAGAGGCGGCCCTAGCGGTGGCCGAGGCCCTGCGGGACCACCCCGTCTGCCTCCTCAAGGGGCACGGGGCCTTCGCCAAGGGAACCAAGGAGAAGCCGGAAGAGGCCCTTCTAGAGGCCTATAGCCTCCTCACCACCCTGGAGGAAAGCGCCGAGGTCCTCCTTTACCATCGGCTTTGGGGGAAGGGATGA
- a CDS encoding DNA-directed RNA polymerase subunit beta — translation MEIKRFGRIREVIPLPPLTEIQVASYKKALQADVPPEKRENVGIQAAFKETFPIEEGDKGKGGLVLDFLEYRIGEPPFPPDECRQKDLTYQAPLYARLQLIHKDTGLIKEDEVFLGHIPLMTEDGSFIINGADRVIVSQIHRSPGVYFTPDPARPGRYIASIIPLPKRGPWIDLELEPNGTVSMKVNKRKFPLVLLLRVLGYDAETLNRELGAYGDLVQGLLDEAVLSMRPEEALVRLFTLLRPGDPPKKDKALAYLYGLLADPRRYDLGEAGRYKAEEKLGIRLSGRTLARFEDGEFKDEVFLPTLRYLFALTAGAPGHEVDDIDHLGNRRIRTVGELMADQFRVGLSRLARGVRERMVMGGDTLTPAKLVNNRPLEAAIREFFSRSQLSQFKDETNPLSSLRHKRRISALGPGGLTRERAGFDVRDVHRTHYGRICPVETPEGANIGLITSLAAYARVDELGFIRTPYRRVVNGVVTDEVVYMTATEEDRYTIAQANTPVEEGRIATDRVVARRRGEPVIVSPEEVEFMDVSPKQVFSVNTNLIPFLEHDDANRALMGSNMQTQAVPLIRAQAPVVMTGLEERVVRDSLAALYAEEDGEVVAVDGRRITVRYADGRLVEHPLRRFVRSNQGTALDQRPRVVVGQRVKKGDLLADGPASEGGFLALGQNVLVAIMPFDGYNFEDAIVISEELLKRDFYTSIHIERYEIEARDTKLGPERITRDIPHLSEAALRDLDEEGVVRIGAEVKPGDILVGRTSFKGEQEPSPEERLLRSIFGEKARDVKDTSLRVPPGEGGIVVGTLRLRRGDPGVELKPGVREVVRVFVAQKRKLQVGDKLANRHGNKGVVAKILPVEDMPHLPDGTPVDVILNPLGVPSRMNLGQILETHLGLAGYFLGQRYISPVFDGATEPEIKALLAEAFDLYFGKRKAEGFGVDKREREVLARAEKLGLVSPGLSPEEQLKELFMQGKVVLYDGRSGEPIEGPIVVGQMFIMKLYHMVEDKMHARSTGPYSLITQQPLGGKAQFGGQRFGEMEVWALEAYGAAHTLQEMLTIKSDDIEGRNAAYEAIIKGEDVPEPSVPESFRVLVKELQALALDVQTLDEKDNPVDIFEGLASKR, via the coding sequence GCCCCCCTTTACGCCCGGCTCCAGCTCATCCACAAGGACACGGGGCTTATCAAGGAGGACGAGGTCTTCTTGGGCCACATCCCCCTGATGACCGAGGACGGCTCCTTCATCATCAACGGGGCTGACCGGGTCATCGTTTCCCAGATCCACCGCTCCCCCGGGGTGTACTTCACCCCAGACCCCGCCCGCCCCGGGCGGTACATCGCCAGCATCATCCCCTTGCCCAAGCGGGGGCCTTGGATTGACCTAGAGTTGGAACCAAACGGCACCGTCTCCATGAAGGTCAACAAGCGCAAGTTCCCCCTGGTCCTGCTCCTCCGGGTCTTGGGGTACGATGCCGAAACCCTGAACCGGGAGCTTGGGGCCTACGGGGACCTGGTGCAAGGCCTTCTGGACGAGGCGGTGCTCTCCATGCGCCCCGAGGAAGCCCTGGTGCGCCTCTTCACCCTGCTCCGCCCCGGGGACCCGCCCAAGAAGGACAAGGCCTTGGCCTACCTCTACGGCCTCCTGGCCGACCCCCGGCGCTACGACCTGGGGGAGGCGGGGCGGTACAAGGCCGAGGAGAAGCTTGGCATCCGCCTTTCGGGCCGCACCCTGGCCCGCTTTGAGGACGGGGAGTTCAAGGACGAGGTCTTCCTGCCCACCCTCCGCTACCTCTTCGCCCTCACCGCAGGGGCGCCGGGCCACGAGGTGGACGACATTGACCACCTGGGCAACCGGCGCATCCGCACCGTGGGGGAGCTCATGGCCGACCAGTTCCGGGTGGGCCTAAGCCGCCTGGCCCGCGGGGTGCGGGAGCGCATGGTCATGGGTGGGGACACCTTGACCCCGGCCAAGCTGGTGAACAACCGGCCCCTCGAGGCCGCCATCCGGGAGTTCTTCAGCCGCAGCCAGCTCTCCCAGTTTAAGGACGAAACGAACCCCCTCTCCTCCCTGCGCCACAAGCGGAGGATCTCCGCCTTGGGGCCTGGCGGCCTCACCCGGGAGCGGGCGGGCTTTGATGTGCGCGACGTCCACCGCACCCACTACGGCCGCATCTGCCCGGTGGAGACCCCGGAAGGGGCCAACATCGGCCTCATCACCTCCTTGGCCGCCTACGCCCGGGTGGACGAGCTCGGGTTCATCCGCACCCCCTACCGCCGGGTGGTGAACGGGGTGGTGACGGACGAGGTGGTCTACATGACCGCCACGGAGGAGGACCGCTACACCATCGCCCAGGCCAACACCCCCGTGGAGGAAGGCCGCATCGCCACGGACCGGGTGGTGGCGCGGAGGCGGGGGGAGCCCGTCATCGTGAGCCCGGAGGAGGTGGAGTTCATGGACGTCTCCCCCAAGCAGGTCTTCTCCGTGAACACCAACCTCATCCCCTTCCTGGAGCACGACGACGCCAACCGGGCCCTGATGGGTTCCAACATGCAGACCCAGGCGGTGCCCCTGATCCGCGCCCAGGCCCCCGTGGTGATGACGGGCCTCGAGGAGCGGGTGGTGCGGGACTCCTTGGCCGCCCTCTACGCCGAGGAGGACGGCGAGGTGGTGGCGGTGGATGGGCGCCGCATCACCGTGCGCTACGCCGATGGCCGCCTGGTGGAGCACCCCTTGCGCCGCTTCGTGCGCTCCAACCAGGGCACCGCCCTGGACCAACGCCCCCGGGTGGTGGTGGGGCAAAGGGTAAAGAAGGGAGACCTCCTAGCGGACGGCCCCGCCTCGGAGGGGGGCTTCCTGGCCCTAGGGCAGAACGTCCTGGTGGCCATCATGCCCTTTGACGGCTACAACTTTGAGGACGCCATCGTCATCAGCGAGGAGCTCCTGAAGCGGGACTTCTACACCTCCATCCACATTGAGCGCTACGAGATAGAGGCCCGGGACACCAAGCTGGGCCCCGAGCGCATCACCCGGGACATCCCGCACCTCTCCGAGGCCGCCTTGCGCGACCTGGACGAGGAAGGCGTGGTGCGCATCGGCGCCGAGGTCAAACCCGGCGATATCCTGGTGGGCCGCACCAGCTTCAAAGGCGAGCAGGAGCCTTCGCCCGAAGAGCGCCTCCTCCGCTCCATCTTCGGCGAGAAAGCCCGGGACGTGAAGGACACCTCCTTGCGGGTGCCCCCCGGGGAAGGGGGCATCGTGGTGGGCACCCTGCGCCTCAGGCGGGGGGATCCAGGGGTGGAGCTCAAGCCCGGGGTGCGGGAGGTGGTGCGGGTCTTCGTGGCGCAAAAGCGCAAGCTCCAGGTGGGGGATAAGCTGGCCAACCGCCACGGCAACAAGGGCGTGGTGGCCAAGATCCTCCCGGTGGAGGACATGCCCCACCTGCCGGACGGCACCCCCGTGGACGTGATCCTGAACCCCTTGGGCGTGCCCAGCCGGATGAACCTGGGGCAGATCCTGGAAACCCACCTGGGCTTGGCGGGCTACTTCCTGGGCCAGCGCTACATCTCCCCGGTGTTTGACGGGGCCACGGAGCCGGAGATCAAAGCCCTCTTGGCCGAGGCCTTTGACCTTTACTTCGGCAAGCGGAAGGCCGAGGGCTTCGGGGTAGACAAGCGGGAGCGGGAGGTCCTGGCCCGGGCGGAAAAACTTGGCCTGGTGAGCCCTGGCCTAAGCCCCGAGGAGCAACTCAAGGAACTCTTCATGCAGGGCAAGGTGGTCCTCTACGATGGCCGCTCCGGCGAGCCCATTGAGGGGCCCATCGTGGTGGGGCAGATGTTCATCATGAAGCTCTACCACATGGTGGAGGACAAGATGCACGCCCGCTCCACCGGCCCCTACTCCCTCATCACCCAGCAGCCCCTGGGCGGCAAGGCCCAGTTCGGCGGCCAGCGCTTCGGCGAGATGGAGGTGTGGGCCCTCGAGGCCTACGGGGCCGCCCACACCCTGCAGGAGATGCTCACCATCAAGTCCGACGACATTGAAGGCAGGAACGCCGCCTACGAGGCCATCATCAAGGGTGAGGACGTGCCCGAGCCCAGCGTGCCCGAGTCCTTCCGCGTCCTGGTGAAGGAGCTGCAAGCCCTGGCCCTGGACGTACAGACCCTGGACGAGAAGGACAACCCCGTGGACATCTTTGAGGGGCTGGCATCCAAGCGCTAA